A window of the Cicer arietinum cultivar CDC Frontier isolate Library 1 chromosome 6, Cicar.CDCFrontier_v2.0, whole genome shotgun sequence genome harbors these coding sequences:
- the LOC101493553 gene encoding uncharacterized protein has translation MQIFSLRQRALVCFWPFVLFVLLGFCYGEQQSTIEVVGLGECADCIQNNIKTSQAFSGLRVTIDCKASNGHIQTRGAGELDKNGNFKVSLPKDIVKEGELKEECYAQLHSASAAPCPTHDGIQNTKIVIKSKFDDKHTLSTANAGKLKFSSATCTSAFFWKHPLFPKLPHPQLPDFPPFPPKVFHKHPLFPHIPIYKKPLPPPVPVYVKPLPPPVPIYKPPVYVKPLPPPVPIYKPPVYVKPHPPLVPVYKPPVYVKPHPPPVPVYKPPVYVKPHPPPVPVYKPPIIPVTKPLPPPVPFKKPCPPKIEHPILPPVPIYKPPIVPKPPVVPIVKPLPPPVPIYKPPVVTKPFPPFKKPPCPPKIEHPILPPVPIYKPPVVPKPPVVPIVKPLPPPVPIYKPPVVTKPFPPFKKPPCPPLPKLPPKPFFHHPKFGKWPPKPFFHHPKFGKWPPISPKNFFHHPKLGNWHPKSFFHHPKFGKWPPLTPHN, from the exons ATGCAGATTTTCAGTCTGCGCCAAAGAGCACTTGTGTGCTTTTGGCCTtttgttctttttgttttaCTAGGATTTTGTTATGGAGAACAACAAAGTACAATTGAGGTAGTTGGGCTTGGTGAATGTGCAGATTGCATACAGAACAATATTAAGACTAGCCAGGCTTTCTCAG GGTTACGTGTAACAATAGACTGCAAGGCCTCAAATGGACATATCCAAACAAGAGGGGCCGGTGAGCTTGATAAAAATGGAAATTTCAAAGTATCACTTCCTAAAGACATAGTAAAAGAAGGTGAATTGAAAGAAGAATGTTATGCTCAGTTACATAGTGCATCAGCTGCACCATGTCCTACTCATGATGGCATTCAAAACACCAAAATTGTCATCAAGtcaaaatttgatgacaaacatACCCTCAGTACTGCTAATGCTGGCAAACTCAAATTCTCATCAGCTACATGTACCTCAGCATTTTTTTGGAAACACCCTCTTTTTCCTAAGCTTCCTCATCCTCAATTACCTGACTTCCCACCATTTCCACCAAAAGTTTTCCACAAACATCCTCTTTTCCCTCATATTCCTATCTACAAGAAACCTCTCCCTCCTCCTGTGCCTGTCTATGTAAAACCTCTTCCCCCTCCTGTGCCTATCTATAAGCCTCCTGTATATGTAAAACCTCTCCCTCCTCCAGTGCCTATCTATAAGCCACCTGTTTACGTGAAACCTCACCCTCCTCTTGTGCCTGTTTATAAACCACCTGTATACGTGAAACCTCACCCTCCTCCTGTGCCTGTCTATAAACCACCTGTATATGTGAAACCTCACCCTCCTCCTGTGCCTGTCTATAAGCCTCCTATTATTCCAGTTACTAAACCGCTTCCACCACCGGTTCCGTTCAAGAAACCATGTCCACCAAAGATTGAGCATCCAATTCTACCACCTGTTCCAATATATAAACCTCCAATAGTTCCAAAGCCACCGGTGGTTCCGATCGTCAAGCCACTTCCTCCTCCAGTTCCAATTTACAAACCACCAGTTGTCACTAAACCTTTTCCTCCATTCAAGAAACCACCATGTCCACCAAAGATTGAGCATCCAATTCTACCACCTGTTCCAATATATAAACCTCCAGTAGTTCCAAAACCACCGGTGGTTCCGATCGTCAAGCCACTTCCTCCTCCAGTTCCAATTTACAAACCACCAGTTGTCACTAAACCCTTTCCTCCATTCAAGAAACCACCATGTCCACCTCTTCCCAAGCTCCCTCCAAAGCCATTTTTCCATCACCCCAAGTTTGGAAAATGGCCTCCAAAGCCTTTTTTCCATCACCCCAAGTTTGGAAAATGGCCACCAATCTCTCCAAAGAACTTCTTCCATCATCCAAAGTTAGGAAATTGGCATCCTAAAAGCTTCTTCCATCACCCTAAGTTTGGGAAATGGCCACCATTAACTCCTCATAATTAG
- the LOC101494201 gene encoding uncharacterized protein produces MSDTSSIDASLWWDSFTLLFTDLENSSLSSDLPLNLVNKLKDNHAWFVDTLSRFKLPNHKSKEALNSKKLKIGSQQLTIQPHFKDKALQISSCLLLDEVQSYILVERSIELNSAAADSTASEFLHIILIQYYKERQCLLKCVRWILMHAIYIGPVSENNSVKEKAKKLFFDGLESKLVSSLEGLLSCSYPEKMDVDLFTLWAEETLIEDNLVLDILFLAYYDSCCTCGSEIWKKFGSIYKGILAGEYNLGKLEITTEAQQFSYHVKVQLLLILIETLNLENLLQMVHDETPYRNGASTFSFTDVQEMDALVSTFSASEMNEAGPLVLAWAVFLYLLSTLPGKDGNNKLMEIDHIGYVRQAFEAGSLHYCLEMLQCDILKDYDGPVSGYRSVLRTFISAFIASYEISIQPEDSNSTLILDIICKIYRGEESLCIQFWDKESFIDGPIRSLLCNLESEFPFRTVELVRLLSSLCEGSWPAECVYTFLDRSVGISSLFEISSDLPADDGHHILETRQAVQVPGIEGLFVPSGTRGRVLKVVGEKTALVRWEHSSSGVFVLLLHLAQDMYLNNKEEVFFTLDLLSRLVSFNTGVCFALTDISNSLQFHAIGLTNEQIEKNVWVVQIICNLVKNVPLNSYGAALMSMGIKILGIMSICSPSIVTGVTLNANLFDITLQTAVFSVSSNGLSSGSWMLSGRLARMLLIDCEQNSNDYPLAISVLDFTIRLVETGVENDVLLALIIFSFQYVLVNHEYWKYRIKHIRFKITLKVLELMKKCIVSMPYCGKLGEIIQNVLFSDSSIHNTLLRIACTTAHDLEKLHVSRFFDPMEIEGLQLAIGSALNILSDMTAKLSKDTPSSIPVFLQAVFSCTTKPVPVVTSAISLISYFRDPIIQFGAVRFMSTLFATIDCVQPFSSETTYFAPDNQEIINLRHSMSYILQEKSKSNEDLFVATVNLLTSAAHYQPSFIVAILAPGENNENHSSIGDAKLQRNETSVVPLVSRGSSLVDALISYIECADDLIKSKPRLLLCVLNFMTALWQGAPQYANLLESIRSCENFWKILASTITNAPSRETPLLESLKEKDALNLAYSFRCQSAILGIMAYELFLQKKLLHAESLGKNKAESKDKEQNATKTEKSKAKDFHNLKGIWSSWFKDSVLEKLIKTYASCGHNNDVYDGAKVATSLFCVHVMLKLAVNDSGSLSVSLLQKIQGIFSKLTIHPAFSELLSQYSQRGYSEGKQLNKLILNDLYYHLQGELEGRKIGIGPFKELSQYLVESNFLGSYQRHFNEDFFAKNVYLFDLTQLRADLNLDAWGCSEWRTSKEIAETMLRSLQDANAVMLLSSSKLSALKELIAVMAVYHDDSKGRAATGERIPNELIFTCIDNICQSFLATIEMLSPVLDVSEDMLNILACQIELLLLLTRTICKCLSVHISLLVMKCASSGLKLLSELKLLPSKANLIMKLLLTLLLLVLQSNSLNLHFNAAADEGSGKDFSKVSNATLGLLPILCNCTVTSEHGMLSLSVMDLILGSFLMPRTWLPVLQNHLQMQFVMLKLQDKNYSSIPIIMKFFLTIARTRGGAEMLYCAGFLSSLRVLFAQSGEAFSRTSSENLSSTCENLEIPQDIWGLGLAVVTAMVQSLGDSSSGTAIVESMMPYLFSEKAHLILNSLDAPDFSSEDHDKKRPRAHRPCVSFAILKETEHTLMLMCELAKHWRSWIKAINNVDKQLREKCIHLLAFISRGTQRIGESSIRSPPLLCPPTVKEDFEFCSKPSYINSRNGWFALSPPGCVPKPKISSLSTALSIYGQAAETTGPVPKTCFSDTVAVQVYRITFLLLKFLCLQAEGAAKKAEEVGFVDLAHFPELPMPEILHGLQDQAIVIIAELCQANKLTESLEIKNVCNILLQILEMALHLELCVLQICAIRPVLGRVEDFSKEAKSLFSALEGHAFLKASSKSLKQMISCIYPGLLQAESLI; encoded by the exons ATGTCCGATACTAGCTCCATAGACGCCTCTCTCTGGTGGGACTCATTCACTCTCCTCTTCACTGACCTTGAAAATTCCTCTCTCTCTTCAGATCTCCCACTGAATTTG GTGAATAAGTTGAAGGACAATCATGCCTGGTTCGTGGATACACTTTCCCGCTTCAAATTGCCCAATCATAAATCCAAGGAAGCTTTGAATTCAAAGAAACTCAAAATTGGATCTCAACAGCTTACTATTCAACCTCACTTCAAAGATAAAGCTCTGCAAATTAGCTCATGCTTG CTACTAGATGAAGTTCAATCATACATACTTGTTGAAAGGTCCATTGAACTTAACAGTGCAGCTGCTGATTCCACGGCTTCAGAGTTTCTTCACATT ATATTAATTCAATATTACAAGGAGCGGCAGTGTTTGTTGAAGTGCGTCAGGTGGATTCTCATGCATGCTA TATATATTGGTCCTGTGTCTGAAAACAATTCTGTGAAGGAGAAGGCAAAAAAGCTATTTTTTGATGGACTGGAAAGCAAATTAGTATCTTCCTTGGAGGGTCTTTTATCTTGCAGTTACCCCGAGAAAATG GATGTTGATCTTTTTACTCTATGGGCTGAGGAGACTCTAATTGAAGACAACTTGGTTTTAGACATTCTTTTCCTGGCCTATTATGACTCATGTTGTACGTGTGGTAGTGAGATATGGAAGAAGTTTGGTTCTATTTACAAG GGGATCTTAGCTGGTGAATATAACTTGGGAAAGCTGGAAATTACTACAGAAGCACAACAATTTTCTTATCATGTCAAAGTTCAGCTGCTGCTTATTTTAATAGAAACCCTAAACTTGGAGAATCTTCTTCAAATGGTTCACGATGAAACACCTTACAG GAATGGTGCATCTACTTTCTCCTTTACTGATGTCCAAGAGATGGATGCACTAGTTTCTACTTTCAGTGCTTCTGAAATGAATGAAGCTGGTCCTCTAGTTCTAGCATGGGCTGTATTTCTTTATCTACTCTCGACATTACCGGGAAAAGATGGGAACAACAAGCTCATG GAGATTGATCACATTGGTTATGTTCGTCAAGCCTTTGAGGCTGGATCATTACATTATTGTCTTGAAATGCTTCAGTGCGATATTTTGAAGGATTATGAT GGCCCAGTGTCAGGTTATCGAAGTGTTTTGAGGACATTCATATCTGCATTTATTGCATCTTACGAGATCAGCATTCAG CCAGAGGACAGTAACTCCACTTTGATACTGGATATTATTTGCAAGATTTACCGTGGAGAG GAGTCTCTGTGTATTCAGTTTTGGGACAAGGAAAGTTTTATTGATGGTCCAATTCGGTCTCTTCTTTGCAACCTAGAGAGTGAGTTCCCTTTCAGGACAGTAGAACTTGTTAGACTCCTTTCATCCCTTTGTGAAGGATCTTGGCCTGCAGAGTGTGT GTATACCTTTCTAGATAGGTCTGTTGGTATATCATCCTTGTTCGAGATCAGTAGTGATTTGCCAGCCGACGATGGCCACCACATTCTTGAGACACGACAGGCAGTGCAGGTTCCTGGAATTGAAGGTTTGTTTGTTCCATCTGGAACTCGTGGGCGTGTCTTGAAAGTTGTTGGAGAGAAAACTGCACTTGTACGATGGGAG CATTCCTCATCTGGAGTATTTGTGTTGCTCCTACATTTGGCCCAAGATATGTATTTGAATAACAAGGAGGAAGTTTTTTTCACTCTTGACCTGCTCAGTAGATTGGTGTCCTTTAACACT GGTGTTTGTTTTGCATTGACGGACATTAGCAACTCTCTGCAATTTCATGCTATTGGCCTGACGAATGAGCAGATTGAAAAGAATGTctg GGTGGTTCAGATAATTTGCAATCTAGTAAAAAACGTGCCTCTGAATTCCTATGGAGCTGCACTTATGTCAATGGGCATTAAGATTTTGGGTATCATGTCGATTTG TTCTCCATCTATTGTTACAGGAGTCACTCTAAATGCGAATTTATTTGATATCACTTTGCAGACAGCTGTGTTCAGTGTAAGCAGTAATGGCTTGTCAAG TGGGTCATGGATGCTTTCTGGCAGACTGGCCAGAATGCTTTTAATTGACTGTGAGCAAAACAGTAACGACTACCCCTTGGCAATATCAG TGCTAGACTTCACCATACGGCTTGTGGAAACAGGAGTAGAGAATGATGTTCTCTTGGCCTTGATCATTTTCTCTTTTCAATATGTACTGGTTAATCATGAGTATTGGAAATACAGGATAAAGCATATTAGatttaaaataacattgaaG GTTCTTGAGTTGATGAAAAAATGCATTGTATCAATGCCTTATTGTGGAAAATTGGGTGAGATCATACAAAATGTGTTGTTTTCTGATTCTTCCATCCACAACACACTTCTCCGAATTGCTTGCACTACTGCACATGATTTGGAG AAATTGCATGTTAGCCGCTTCTTTGATCCAATGGAAATTGAAGGGTTGCAACTTGCTATAGGTTCTGCTTTAAATATTCTTTCAGACATGACCGCCAAACTTTCTAAG GATACACCGTCCAGTATTCCTGTTTTTCTCCAGGCAGTGTTCTCATGCACAACCAAACCAGTTCCTGTTGTCACTTCTGCTATATCATTGATTTCATACTTCCGAGATCCT ATCATCCAATTTGGTGCTGTGAGGTTTATGTCAACGTTATTTGCCACAATAGATTGCGTCCAACCATTTTCATCTGAAACCACATACTTTGCTCCAGATAATCAGGAG ATCATAAATTTGAGGCACTCTATGAGCTACATCCTGCAGGAGAAATCAAAATCTAATGAAGATCTCTTTGTTGCAACCGTTAATCTTCTTACTTCTGCAGCACATTACCAG CCTTCTTTTATTGTTGCTATCTTGGCTCCAGGAGAGAACAATGAGAACCACTCAAGTATTGGTGATGCAAAGCTGCAAAGAAATGAAACTTCTGTGGTACCACTAGTTTCTAGAGGATCAAGTCTAGTAGATGCACTTATAAGCTATATTGAATGCGCAGATGATCTGATCAAAAG TAAGCCGCGCCTACTTCTTTGTGTGCTTAACTTCATGACTGCCTTATGGCAAGGGGCACCACAGTATGCAAATCTCCTGGAGTCTATAAGAAGCTGTGAAAATTTCTGGAAGATCTTGGCCAGTACAATCACAAATGCTCCTAGCCGTGAAACTCCTCTACTTGAGAGTCTGAAAGAAAAAGATGCACTCAATCTCGCATACAGTTTCCGTTGTCAATCAGCCATACTAGGAATTATGGCATATGAATTATTCTTGCAGAAAAAGTTGTTGCATGCAGAGTCACTTGGGAAGAATAAAGCTGAGTCCAAGGACAAGGAGCAAAATGCCACAAAAACTGAAAAATCTAAAGCTAAAGATTTTCACAATCTTAAGGGAATTTGGTCATCATGGTTTAAAGACTCAGTTTTAGAGAAGCTAATAAAAACATATGCATCTTGTGGACATAATAATGATGTATATGATGGTGCAAAG GTTGCCACCAGTTTATTCTGTGTTCATGTTATGTTAAAATTAGCAGTTAATGACTCTGGAAGTTTGTCTGTGTCATTGCTTCAGAAGATTCAAGGAATTTTTTCGAAG CTGACAATTCATCCCGCTTTCTCTGAATTGCTATCTCAGTATTCACAACGTGGCTACAG TGAGGGGAAGCAACTAAATAAATTGATCCTTAATGACCTTTATTATCACTTACAAGGAGAGCTTGAAGGGAGAAAAATTGGTATCGGACCCTTCAAAGAATTATCTCAGTATCTTGTTGAATCAAATTTTTTGGGATCCTATCAACGCCACTTCAATGAAGATTTTTTTGCAAAGAATGTGTACTTGTTTGACCTTACACAGTTGCGAGCAGATTTGAACTTAGATGCTTGGGGTTGTTCTGAGTGGAGAACATCCAAGGAAATTGCAGAAACCATGTTGCGTAGCCTGCAGGATGCAAACGCAGTTATGTTGCTATCAAGTTCAAAGCTTTCTGCATTAAAAGAATTGATAGCTGTGATGGCTGTCTATCATGATGAT TCAAAAGGGAGAGCTGCTACTGGAGAGAGAATCCCAAATGAACTCATATTCACTTGTATAGATAATATATGCCAATCTTTCCTTGCTACCATTGAGATGTTATCACCAGTTCTAGATGTTTCCGAGGATATGCTCAATATTCTTGCATGCCAAATTGAATTACTCCTCCTGTTGACCAGAACTATTTGCAAATGCTTATCCGTACACATATCACTTCTTGTGATGAAATGTGCAAGCTCAGGTCTAAAACTGTTGAGTGAACTCAAGCTGTTACCTTCCAAAGCCAATCTGATCATGAAATTATTACTCACATTGCTGCTTTTGGTACTTCAGTCCAACTCCCTCAATTTGCATTTTAATGCGGCAGCAGACGAAGGTTCTGGCAAGGATTTCTCAAAGGTTTCTAATGCAACCCTTGGCTTGCTACCTATTCTTTGCAACTGCACTGTGACTTCTGAGCATGGCATGCTCTCCCTGTCGGTCATGGACCTGATACTTGGAAGCTTCTTGATGCCGAGGACGTGGTTACCTGTTCTGCAGAATCATCTCCAAATGCAGTTTGTTATGCTAAAACTCCAAGATAAAAATTATTCTTCCATTCCAATTATAATGAAGTTCTTTTTGACCATTGCCCGGACTAGAGGGGGCGCTGAGATGCTTTATTGTGCTGGCTTCTTGTCATCTTTGAGGGTGTTGTTTGCTCAGTCTGGTGAGGCTTTCTCCAGAACTAGTAGTGAGAATCTGAGCAGCACATGTGAAAATTTGGAAATACCTCAAGACATTTGGGGACTTGGACTAGCTGTGGTTACTGCTATGGTTCAGTCCTTGGGAGACAGTTCTTCTGGTACTGCTATAGTGGAAAGCATGATGCCTTACCTTTTTTCAGAGAAAGCTCATCTTATTCTCAATTCTCTAGATGCCCCAGACTTCTCTTCTGAGGATCATGACAAGAAAAGACCTCGGGCACATAGGCCATGTGTTTCTTTTGCTATTCTAAAAGAAACAGAACATACTTTGATGCTCATGTGTGAGTTAGCAAAACACTGGCGTTCATGGATTAAAGCAATAAATAATGTGGATAAGCAGCTTAGAGAGAAGTGCATTCATCTTTTAGCCTTCATTAGCCGGGGAACACAACGCATTGGTGAGTCTTCAATTAGGAGTCCTCCTCTTCTGTGCCCACCTACTGTTAAAGAGGATTTTGAATTTTGCTCAAAGCCATCGTATATCAATAGCAGAAATGGTTGGTTTGCTCTTTCACCACCTGGATGTGTGCCAAAACCGAAGATCTCTTCCTTGTCAACTGCATTATCTATCTATGGTCAAGCAGCTGAGACTACTGGTCCTGTTCCTAAAACATGCTTCTCTGACACTGTTGCTGTACAGGTATATAGaattacatttcttcttttaaaGTTTCTGTGTTTGCAAGCTGAGGGTGCTGCTAAAAAGGCTGAGGAGGTTGGCTTTGTTGATCTTGCACATTTTCCTGAGCTTCCAATGCCAGAAATTCTGCATGGCCTGCAG GATCAAGCAATTGTCATTATTGCGGAGCTCTGTCAAGCTAACAAACTGACAGAATCTCTGGAAATAAAGAATGTTTGCAACATATTGTTGCAAATACTTGAAATGGCTTTGCACTTGGAACTTTGTGTCCTACAAATTTGTGCCATAAGACCTGTCTTAGGGCGTGTTGAGGACTTCTCAAAGGAAGCCAAATCTTTATTTAGTG CGTTGGAGGGTCATGCCTTTCTGAAAGCATCTAGCAAATCTTTAAAACAGATGATATCATGTATCTATCCTGGATTGTTGCAAGCA